One window of Scheffersomyces stipitis CBS 6054 chromosome 1, whole genome shotgun sequence genomic DNA carries:
- the GYP2 gene encoding GTPase activating protein (GAP) (GTPase activating protein (GAP) for Ypt6 and Mac1 intercting protein) gives MAFFDSLREKAVSTINSVLQDKKTPPGLTKEQWFCREYSLPDGEVVVAENAAEVAVISDFSTSAYKDLNNPEGRIYLTQHFIVFRDAFDRRNCSFTLHVSTVKKVERLPSKSYAVALAIGTQSKLTFTIYLVGLRSDSEKFAQTLKTVLKRNLPNVKKLQPFVQTCYSEYLLFKNNISSEKIESVPPGGLGLLFKFPGNPKELRDKSKMKLWFDLFRVDGRNLSLVKTPMFYRLIRVGLPNRLRGELWELCCGSMYLRLDYQDEYKEILEKNLHKKSLATDEIEKDLNRSLPEYAAYQSPEGIERLRRVLTAYSWKNPEVGYCQAMNIVVAALLIYMSEEQAFWALNLLCDRIVPGYYSKTMYGTLLDQRVFESLVQNTMPMLWDHITKNDIQLSVVSLPWFLSLYLSSMPLVFAFRILDVFFLQGPQTLFQVALAILKINGEELLKTDDDGSFISIIKDYFQVLDQSAHPSSPNPKYRSITKFQELLVTAFKEFAIVDDEMINTHRNKHRDTIFQNISSFVKRTELRNLPKTVNISSDTLSVIYDRFYSVVQSSVTVGSGSSLMDFNAFRTFMSEICRWVKPESDSGPEDTVFLHHLFSNWDTEGQRALSLSDLVSGLNKLVEPDLMTMITNFFDLYDYKNKGKIDREGILQISEDLLYVTNPWKEGYVLDDITKQAIENAVADEVYKANAARESNDGEILIPSQMDIDKPKFEGLQVERYLQAASTFIQRAFEYAQPEEEELLIKDLAIDNTISHNAALNPNTPVFLNLPTFRMVILADETYELLFSKTLRESIQLDTPLDNKINSMRNLRDMFDGLLADGRKVANKVRRRMDSAASNALHSNNNLSVNSSDNTSLKSGKSKIQEEEEERDDDFGVISIDEKDKDLLLGAEAQVLMDPTVDNASRTNELKKFHDAEAAAGKTVHKFEGDNLIEFET, from the coding sequence atGGCGTTCTTTGATAGTCTCAGAGAAAAGGCTGTTTCCACCATCAATCTGGTGCTTCAGGACAAAAAGACTCCTCCCGGCTTAACCAAAGAACAATGGTTCTGTCGCGAGTACAGTCTACCAGATGGAGAAGTCGTTGTGGCCGAGAATGCTGCAGAGGTTGCTGTTATATCTGATTTTTCTACTAGTGCCTATaaggacttgaacaacCCAGAAGGACGAATTTATCTTACCCAGCATTTTATAGTGTTCCGTGATGCATTTGACCGCCGAAACTGTCTGTTCACTTTGCATGTTCTGACTGTGAAGAAAGTAGAGAGGTTGCCGTCCAAGAGCTATGCTGTTGCTCTAGCCATCGGCACCCAGTCAAAACTAACCTTCACTATATATCTCGTTGGTTTACGTTCAGACAGTGAAAAGTTCGCCCAGACATTGAAGACCGTATTGAAGCGTAATTTGCCTAACGTGAAAAAGCTCCAGCCATTTGTTCAGACGTGTTACTCTGAATATTtacttttcaagaataacATCTCGTCTGAGAAAATCGAACTGGTACCGCCAGGAGGTTTGGGgcttctcttcaagttccCTGGTAACCCCAAGGAGCTCCGGGACAAGtccaagatgaagttgtgGTTCGATTTGTTTCGTGTGGATGGCCGAAACTTGCTGCTTGTGAAGACTCCCATGTTCTACCGTTTAATCAGAGTAGGTTTACCTAACAGATTGAGAGGTGAACTCTGGGAATTATGCTGTGGCTCAATGTACTTGAGATTAGACTACCAGGATGAGTATAAagagatcttggaaaagaatcTCCACAAGAAGTCGTTGGCTACGGACGAAATCGAAAAGGATCTCAATCGGTCTTTGCCTGAATACGCTGCTTACCAGAGTCCTGAGGGTATAGAACGTTTGAGACGTGTATTGACTGCCTATTCCTGGAAAAATCCCGAGGTCGGTTATTGTCAGGCTATGAACATCGTCGTAGCAGCGTTGCTTATCTACATGTCTGAAGAACAAGCCTTCTGGGCTTTGAACCTTCTCTGTGATAGAATTGTGCCTGGTTACTACTCCAAAACCATGTATGGAACCTTGTTGGACCAACGTGTGTTTGAATCGCTAGTTCAGAACACGATGCCCATGCTCTGGGACCATATCACCAAGAACGATATCCAGCTATCTGTGGTATCATTGCCCTGGTTTTTGTCGTTGTATTTGAGCTCCATGCCTTTGGTGTTTGCCTTCAGAATTCTCgatgttttcttcttgcaaGGTCCACAGACTTTGTTTCAAGTTGCTTTGGCCATTTTGAAAATAAACGGAGAAGAACTCTTGAAAACGGACGACGACGGATCATTTATCTCCATTATTAAGGATTATTTTCAAGTGCTAGACCAATCAGCACATCCCAGTTCGCCCAACCCCAAATATAGATCTATCACAAAGTTCCAAGAACTTTTAGTTACGGCGTTTAAAGAGTTCGCCATAGTAGATGATGAAATGATAAACACGCATAGAAACAAACACAGAGACACCATTTTCCAGAACATCTCATCTTTTGTCAAACGTACTGAGTTGAGGAACTTGCCCAAGACAGTTAACATCAGCTCTGATACCTTGTCTGTTATCTACGACAGATTCTATTCAGTGGTCCAGTCCAGTGTCACTGTTGGAAGTGGATCCAGCTTGATGGACTTCAATGCCTTCAGAACATTTATGTCTGAAATCTGTCGCTGGGTAAAGCCTGAGTCTGATAGTGGGCCAGAAGATACCGTGTTTTTACACCACTTGTTCTCCAATTGGGACACGGAGGGCCAAAGAGCGTTGTCACTTTCTGATTTGGTTTCCGGCTTAAACAAGTTAGTAGAGCCGGACCTTATGACGATGATTACAAACTTCTTTGACTTGTACgactacaagaacaaggGAAAGATTGATAGAGAAGGTATTCTCCAAATTTCGGAAGACTTGTTGTATGTCACCAACCCATGGAAAGAGGGATATGTGTTAGACGATATCACCAAACAGGCTATTGAAAatgctgttgctgatgaAGTTTATAAAGCAAATGCTGCTAGGGAACTGAACGATGGAGAAATTTTGATTCCTTCACAGATGGATATAGACAAGCCCAAGTTTGAAGGACTTCAAGTCGAAAGATACTTGCAGGCCGCCAGCACCTTTATCCAACGAGCTTTTGAATATGCCcagccagaagaagaagagttgttgatcaaagaCTTGGCCATAGATAACACCATTTCACATAATGCTGCACTCAATCCGAACACTCCAGTGTTCTTAAACTTGCCTACGTTTAGAATGGTAATATTAGCAGATGAAACGTACGAGTTGCTCTTCAGCAAGACGCTCAGGGAATCGATACAATTAGACACCCCGCTAGATAACAAGATCAATTCCATGAGGAACTTGCGGGATATGTTCGATGGGTTATTGGCAGATGGACGTAAAGTTGCCAACAAAGTTAGACGTCGTATGGACTCTGCAGCCTCCAATGCTTTACACAGCAACAATAACCTCAGTGTTAACTCAAGCGACAACACATCGCTCAAGTCTGGAAAGTCAAAGATccaggaagaagaagaggagcGTGATGATGACTTTGGTGTTATTTCCATCGATGAAAAAGATAaggatcttcttcttggtgcCGAAGCTCAAGTCTTGATGGACCCCACTGTGGATAATGCATCCAGAACtaatgaattgaagaagttccatGATGCTGAAGCAGCAGCTGGTAAAACAGTTCACAAGTTCGAAGGCGATAACTTGATAGAGTTTGAGACGTAG